In Opitutaceae bacterium, the sequence GACCCGAAGTTCAACGCCACCAATACCCGCGCCCTTCTTGAGAAGGCTGGCGGCAAAGACATCTCGGAGCTCGAAGCCTAATGCGTTACGCCTATCTCGTCCTTGCGCTGATCGTGGTCGCCACGGTCTCGATCCTCGGCTTCCGCGGATCGACTTCCACGCGCTCGCCCATGGAGGTCTTCCCAGACATGGACCACCAGGCAAAATACAAACCGCAGGCTGAAAGCCCGCTTTTTGCCGACCGTCGCGCCGATCGTCCCCTTCCGGTAGGTGTTGTTGCCCGTGGTGCACTCCGCGAAAGCGATCACCTTTATCGTGGGCGTACCGCCGGGGGTGCGTGGTCAGTCGGTTATCCTGCCGAGCTGAAGGTTGATGCAAAGTTCATGGAGCGCGGGCGTGAGCGCTACGATATCTACTGCGCACCTTGCCACGGCGCCATCGGCGATGGCAACGGCATCACGAAGCAATACGGAATGGGTGCCACGCCGACTTATCATGATGACCGTCTTCGCAAGATGGCTGAGGGCGAACTCTTCAACACCATTACCAATGGCAAAGGGAATATGCTTTCCTATGCTGACAAACTCATCCCTGAGGACCGCTGGGCGGTAATCGCCTACCTGCGTGCCCTGCAGCGAGCTCAACATGGCTCCGTTGCGGATGTCCCCGAATCTCACAAGGCCGAGCTCGGCATCAAATGAACGTCGCCTCCGCATCTGTCGCCCCCGCTCCTGCATCGGCAGTCCCGAACGCCACCAAGGCCCTTACCTTTGGAGTGGCGGGACTCGCTGTCGCCGCGATCGGATTGTTTACCGGTGATCTCCACGCCTGGACGCTTTCGTACCTGGTTGGCGTCACCTTCTGGATCGCGATCACGATCGGCATTCTGCTGCTGGTCATGATCCACCACATTTTTGATGCCTCCTGGTCGGTCGTGTTGCGCCGCCAATATGAGCATGCGCTATCGGCTTTCCTGCCCCTCGCGCTCCTCTTTCTGCCGCTGGTGATCCTATCCTGGGTGAAGCCGGGCATCGTTTGGCCCTGGATGGACCTCAATACGCCGCTGCACGGTGGACACGGCACCGTCGGTTCCGACGTGCTTTACGTGAAGAAGTCGGCATTCCTGAATCTTAACCTCTTTACTTTCGCTACGGCAGCAGCCTTTGCGGTGTTTATTTGGCTCTCCAGCCGCCTGCGCAAGGCTTCGTTCAGCCAGGACGCTGATGGCGATGTCCGTTGGACACGCATGAATCGCGTCACGGCAGCCATGGGTATTCCGCTCACCGCGATTTTCCTAACTGCAGCTGCAATCTATTGGATCAAGAGCTTGGACTACCATTGGTTTTCCACGATGTACGGCGTCTGGTTCTTCGCCAACTGCGTCCGTGGCGCCCTCTCGGTCGGTGTGCTGATGCTCATCTGGCTCTACAACCGCGGTGACTTTAAAGGGATTCTGAACAAGAATCACCTGCATTCGATTGGTCAGCTGGTCTTCGCCTTTACGGTTTTCTGGGCCTACGTCACGTTTTCCCAGTACTTCCTCATTTGGAATGCAAATATCCCCGAGGAAACGTTCTGGTACAACCTGCGTGAGATCAACGCCGCTGGAGATTCCAACCAATGGAAGTGGGTCGGCTTCCTGATTCTGTTCGGCCACTTTGTCCTGCCGTTTCTTTACCTCCTGTCCTACAAGCACAAGATTATGCCGAGTCGTATCCAGTGGATTGTGGTCTGGATCCTTGCCATCATTTTGGTCGACCTGTGCTACAACACGCTCCCGGCAATCCGCGACCACGCTGACAATGCACAGCCCTTCCTGTCCATGAACCTCGTCTGGACGCTCGCCACCGTCGTGGGCGTGGGAGGAATTTGGGTGTGGTCTTACCTCCGTAGCTTCCCGACCACGAAACTGATCCCGATTCGCGATCCGCGAATCACTGAATGCCTCACACACCATGAGTGATTCCGCCTCTTCTCGTTCAAACTTCTGGGTCACTTTGCTCGCTGTCCTCGGCGGCTTCAGCATTTTTTTGCTGATCCTCATTGTCGCCTACCTTCCCCAGAAACCGGGTCCTCTTCCCGAAGGGGCGCGCACGCCGACGCAGCGCGCAGAGCTTCTCACCGAGCTGCGCGGCAAGGAGAAGACCGCGGCCACCACGTATGGCTGGGTAGATCAGGGAGCTGGCGTGGTTCGACTTCCAATTGATCGCGCTGTGGAACTCACCTTGGCCGATATTAACTCAAAGAAGTAACGATGGACTGGGCTTTCCTGTTGCTCGCCTTTCTCGTGGCGGTCGCCATCACGGCGTCTGCGGTGTACGCCCTCGGCTGGGCGTCACGAACGGGTCAGCTGCGGAACTTTGAGGAAGGCGCAGCCTCGATCTTTGACGAGTCCGAACCGATTGGGCGCTCCACCGATTCTTTTCCCACTAAACGCGTCTCCCGAAAGTCTCGGGGCGCCTGATTCCTTTATCTGAAATGGCTTCGCAAACCAGTCTGGCAGCCTCTTTTCACCCGGCGACAACCGCTGAACAGGTGAAGCGGGCCGAACTGAGCGAGATCGATGCGTCCACCAAGACCCCTGTGCTTTGTTTCCTTGGCACTGCGGTTTTCTGGCTGATGGTCGGCACGCTCTTCGCGCTCATCTCCTCATTCAAGATGCATACCCCGAGTTTCTTCGGGGATGTGGAGTGGCTCACCTTCGGGCGTGCGCGTACCGCGCACCTGAATCTGGTCATTTTCGGCTGGGCCGCGAATGCAGCGTTTGCCACCGCGATCTGGTTGATGGCCCGGTTGTCGCGCTCGCTCGTTCAGCATTCGAATGTCCTCATGGCAGCGGGCGCATTTTGGAATGTGGGCGTGGCACTTGGCGTGTTCGGTATTCTCCGTGGCGACTCGACGTCGATCGAGTGGCTTGAGATTCCACCGTATGCGACCCCGCTGTTGTTCGTGGCGTATGCATTGATCGGTGCCTGGGGAGTGATCACTTTCCGCTTTGGCCGTTCGCAGCATATCTACGTTTCCCAATGGTACCTGCTTGCAGCACTTTTCTGGTTCCCGTGGCTGTATTCGGTCGCGCAGATCATGCTCATCTTCGCGCCGGCCCGCGGTACGGTGCAGGCTCTCGTCAATTGGTGGTTTGCCCACAATGTGCTAGGCTTGTGGTTTACTCCGATCGGACTTGCTGCTGTGTATTATTTTCTGCCGAAGGTGTTGGGTAAGCCGATTCACAGCTATTACCTTTCGGTGCTTGGTTTCTGGTCGTTGGCGCTCTTCTACAACTGGGCGGGCGTTCATCATCTGGTGGGCGGGCCTGTTCCCGCCTGGGTGCAGACCGCCGGTATCGCGGCCAGCTTCATGATGGTGATCCCTGTGGTCGTTACGGCGATCAACCACCACCTCACGATGATCGGTAGCTTCGGCGCATTGAAATACAGCCCCACGCTTCGCTTCACGGTTTTCGGCGCCGTCAACTACACGCTCTCGAGCTTGATCGGGTCTGCCATGGCTGACCGGAATGTGGCCGAGATCACTCACTTTACGCAGTTCACGGTCGCGCATGCCCATCATGGCATGTACGCATTCTTCACAATGGTGATGTTTGGCGGCATCTACTACATGATGCCGCGCATCCTCCTGCGTGAGTGGCCGTCGGCGCGGCTGATTTCCTGGCATTTCTGGTTTACCGCCATCGGTATCCTGATCATGGTGCTGGCGCTATCGATTGGAGGTGTTGATCAGGGTATCAACCTCAATACTGCTGACGAACAGGGCAATGTGGTTGGTTTCATGCAGGTGATTGAGTTGCTTAAGGCGTACCTGCTGACGCGAAGCGTTTCTGGAATTCTAATTACAATTGGGCACATCGCTTTCGCCGTGAATTTCACGTGGATGCTGCTGCGTCCAAAAGCACCTGCTGATACAGCCCCGACCTTGTTTGCCAATCCGCCTCAGATGGAGGTCACTCGATGAATCGCGCCCCAATCCTGTTCCTAGGGGTTTTCTTCACGCTCGCTTTTTCCTGGACCGGCATCGTGCTGGTTAACCAGATCAGCTACGGCAAGCTACAGCCGGTTTACGACGAGAGTGAAAACAAAGTGTTTCCGGAATCAATCTCCGGCCTGGCGGCTCAGGGAAAGACGGTTTACCAGGACCTGGGTTGCATTTACTGTCATTCCCAGCAGGTGCGTCGTCCTGGTTACGGTACGGACGACAAGCGCAACTGGGGTGAGCGGCAAAGTGTCGCACGCGACTACATCAAGGAGCAGCGTGTCATGCTTGGCACGTCCCGTACCGGTCCCGACCTTCGCAACATCGGCGCCCGGCAGGCAGGGCAGGGTGGTCGCGACTGGCATATCCGCCACTTTTGGGATCCCCAGCTGACCTCGCCGGGATCGATCATGCCGCCGTTCAAGTTCTTGTTCGAAACGCGTCAGATTATCAAGGAGCCGTCGCCAAAGTCGGTTCAGCATCTCCTGCCGCCAAAAGCACAACCGCAGCCGGGCTATGAGATTGTGCTCAGTTCCCGCGGCGAAGCCCTCATCGAGTACCTCCTGAGCTTGAAGGACACCTATAATTATCCCGAGGAAGCCCAGCGCTTCGTCACCGAGCCTGCAAAGAAGGAGGGGAAGAAGTGAGCCCTGACAAACCCAAGCCTTCCAATCCGAAGGTTGAACAAGCAGGAGCGTCAGACGAGAGCATCCAGCACGTCCATGCGATTCTACTCCGAGAGAAACAGGAACCAGCGGAAGGTTATTCGCCGATGCCCCTGTTCATACTCGGGTTTGTGTCTGCGGTGATCTTCATCGTCTCGATCTATTTTGTGCATAATCGGGCAGGTTTTGATCCGCTTGCCTACGATGAGCGTTTCGATACTGCGATGCTAGCGAAAGCGGGTGGTGGCGGCGCGGCTGCGGTCGACCCGTTGGTTGCCGGCAAGCGCCTGTATAACACGTGTGCAACCTGTCACCAGCTGAGTGGTCAGGGCGTTGCTGGGGTTTACCCACCGCTTGCGGGGTCTGAGTGGGTGACCGGAAGTGAAGAGCGCTTGATTCGCATTTTGGTCCACGGCCTGAACGGGCCGGTAACCGTCAAGGGCAATACTTATAATGGAGCCATGCCCGCGTTTGGAAACGTTGCTGAGAGCGGGTACAAGTGGAGCGATGACAAGATCGCGCATGTGCTGACCTACATCCGCCATGAGTGGGGCAATAACGCTCCTGCCGTCACGGTGGAGAAGGTGAAGGAAGTTCGGACTCAAACTGCAGTCGATCGGAAGAAGCCTTGGACTGCAGCTGAGCTTGAAGCGATTCCCTAAGGCCTCGCCGCAAGGTTGAACCGCGTGCGCGGTTCTCACCACAGCTAAAGTATCAGGTGTGGTGAGTGAAGATCAGTCTTCACTCACCCCATTCGACTTCTCTAGAGGAGGCGAGTGGCGAGCGTCTTCCTGCGTGCTACTTTTACTTCAAAGCCGCCCAAACGCGCTGGACGTCGTCATGATCTTCGAGGGCTTGGAGGAATTCGCCCACCTCATGACGATCCGTTTCGTTCAATTCCGGGAATTGCTTTGCGACATAGCCGATTTCCGACGTGATCACCGCCCAGCCGTTCTGCGTGAGCCAGGTTGAGACGGAGTGCACGGCGGTGCGGTCGGTGAGCAGGCGGACTCCGCTGTGACCCTCGGGCACGTCGTCGTTTTGGGTGTGGGTGAGAGTTTCGAATTCGTTTGCACCGGCTTCGATCGCGACAGCCTCGAGGTCTGCCCCTGCGTCGGCCCGGTGGGCTTCGACGATCCCGACGTGATCGAAGAGAAACTTGTTGCTACCGGCGTTGCCGAGCACGCCTTTCTTGAAGAGGACTCGGATTTCAGGCGCTGTCCGCTGGTGGTTGTCCGTCATCACCTCGACGATGACAGGCACCTTGTGGGGAGCGTACCCTTCGAACACCACGTGTTCGAGAATCATCTTTTCGTCGCCGACGCCGGCGCCCTTCTTGATTGCGCGTTCGATCACATCTCGGGTCACGCTGTTCTTCTTTGCCTTTTCGACCGCGGCAAACAGCCGGGCGTTGGCTGTGATGTCCGCGCCGCCCAGTTTGGCGGCGACGGTGATTTCCTTAACGATTTTTCCGACGACCTGTCCCTTTTTGAGGTTAACGATCTGCCGTTTTGCGTGAAGCCACTGACGACCCATGGAGTTATGAAGTATGAAGGATGAAGTACGAAGGGGAAGGGGAACGATGAAGGGCGGAAGGGCGGCATACGCTCCGAAGCTCGCAGGGCGAAAGAGCGGGAGATGATGACTAGCAGAGGGCTGCGGCCTGGGCAATCATGCAGAAAAGGGGGCAGACTGAATTGGCTCGGCTACTTCTTTGTCAGGTTCTTCTCAGTCAGGTTGGCTAGGTTGGAAAAGGGGGCTGTGGAAAAGGGGACAGACCAACTTCCGACCAAGCACTTCACTCAAGAAAAGGGGACAGACCAATTTCGACGGCCGCCTACTCGTTAATGCCCAAGGCCGTCAGGGCGAAGGCATAGACGAAGGCGGCTTCCTTGATGGCGTCGTACCGCCCCGATGCACCGCCGTGCCCGGCATCGAGGTTGGTCTTGAGGAGAACCAGGGACGGGGATGTCTTTTGGTCCCTAATCCTGGCAGCCAGCTTGGCGCCTTCCCAGTACGGTACGTTACTGTCGTTGATGGAGACATTGATGAGGATATCCGGGTAGGCCTGCTGCTTAACATTGTCGTAGGGCGAATAGGCGCGCATCCATTGGTATTCCTCAGGCACGTTCGGGTTGCCCCATTCCAGGTACTCGGCTGTCGTGAGCGGGAGGGTGTCGTCCAACATCGTGTTGAGCACGTCGACGAACGGAACGTCGTAAATTGCGGCCTTGAAGAGGTCGGGGCGGAGATTAACGACCGCTCCCATCAGGAGACCGCCTGCACTTCCGCCGTTGATCACAAGTTCCTGGCTGGTCGTGTACCGGCGGGAGATGAGGTCTTCGGCGCAGCTGATGAAATCGGTAAACGTGTTCATCTTCACCGCCATCTTGCCCTGGTCATGCCATTCTTCACCCATCTCCCCACCGCCACGGATATGGGCGATCACAAAGATCACACCTCGGTCCAGAAGACTGAGGCGCCGAGGAGAGAAGGTGACGGGCATTGGTATCCCGTAGGAACCGTAGGCGTAGAGGTAGAGCGGCTTTGGGCCATTCGTGCGCTTGTCCTTTCTGTAAACCACGGTCATCGGGATCGCAGTCCCATCCTTCGCTTTCGCGGCCAATCGCTCACAGGCATAGGCCGTCCGGTCAAAGCCGCCTGGGACGGGTGTCTCTTTCAGCAGAGTAAGTCTTCCGGTGAGAAAATCGTAGTCGTAGACCGAGAGCGGCGTGGTCGGTGACTGATACTTCAACCGGTAGGTGGTGGCGGCGAACTCGTGGTTCTCCCCTGGTGTCACTTCATAAACCGATTCAGGCAGAACAATGCGCCCTTTGCGGTCGTTCCGGAAGTCGAGGACGCGCAGATGGGGAAGACCGTTTTCGCGTTCATTGATGACCGCATACTCTTCGAACAGATCGATGTCATCGATCTTCACCGACGCGTTGTGCGCCACCAGTTCCGACCAGTTCGCCTCGCCCGGGTTGGACACGGGGGCCGTGCAGATCCTGAAGTTCTTCGCCCCGCTGTTGGTTCGGATGTAGAAACGGCCTTTCCGATGGTCGACGTGGTACTCGTGTCCCTCGCGCCGCGATGCGATCAATGCGGGCTTGTCGAACGGCTTGTCGCAAGGCAGGACGTGCACCTCTGTCGTTGTCTTGCTCTGGGAGACCAGCATGAACCACTGCAGGTCGCGGCTGCGGGCGACGTAGATGTCGAACTTCTCGTCTGGTTCCTCCGCAAGAACGGTGACCGTGCCGGTGGGAAGGTGGATGCTCTCGATACGAATGGAGCGTTTTGTCTCGGGTTCTTCACGAGAGACCACGAGCGCGTCGCCTCCACTTGCCCATTCCAGGCTGCTCACAACGCCGACCTCTTGCGGCACATTCTCACCTGTTACCAGGTTCTTGATGCGGACCTCGTAGTTGCGCGCTCCGGTGCGGTCGACCGAATACGCCAGGAAACGCCCGTCATCGCTCACTTCAAAGTGGCCGATGGACATGAACTTCTCGCCCTTCGCAAGTTCATTGACATCGAGGATCACCTGTTCGGCGCCGTTCGCATCGCCAGCAGGGCGGCGACAGTGGATCCGGTATTGGAGACCCTGGACAGTTCTGGTGTAGTAAACGAAGTCGCCGAAACGGGACGGCACTGTCACGTCGGTTTCCTGAATTCGCCCAATGATTTCACGATAAAGCCGATCCTGCAGTTCGACGGAGGGTTTCATCACGGCCTCCGTGTAGGCATTCTCCGCTTTCAGGTATTCCAGGACGGCCGGGTTCTCGCGTTCACGGAGCCAAAAATACTCGTCGATCCGCGAGTCCCCGTGAATTGAGACGTCCTTGGGCTTTTTCTCAGCGGACGGAGGCGTGGGGCTGCGATCAAAGGCAAAGGCGGTGGCGGTGAGGGTCATCGTGGCGGAGAGCGTGTGCAGGAAGGCGACTGCTTTCATGGGACAGGCAATGGATTGGAAAGATGAGGGTAGAGATCCTGAAGCGTCTGCCAAAGCTCAGTGGGGAGTTCTTCAGCCCGGCTGCGGGCTCCGAGCCCCTGGACTTCAATCATCTCAAACCACTTTCGGCCTCCCTCGGGCAATCTGTCACGAAGGAGGGCACCGAGCTGCTTGCGGCGCTGCTGAAAGCAGGACCGTATCAAGGTGCGTATGGCCGGGGTGAATACAAAGGGTGTGGGACGCCTCACCAGATGAAGGAGAAAAGACTCCACGTCCGGTCTTGGGTGGAAGCACGCCGCGGCGACCTTATGGCCTGGTGCGGCTTCATAGGCAGCCTGCAGGAACACCGAGATTGCGCTTCTCAATTTAGTGCCTGGACCGGCAACGTAGCGTTGCGCGGCTTCGAGCTGAAGCATGAGCACCAAGCGGACGGGTAGGGGGCCCGAGAGGACGGAGTCCATCCAGGGCGTGCTGATTGCATAGGGCAGATTTGCAACAATCTTGAAGTCGCCGCGGCTCGGGTCGAGATTCGCCAGGGGGTGCTCGACTGCGTCGCCCTCCAGGAGGTGGAACGTCTCAGGATATGCAGGTGCCAGGTGTTCCTTAAGGTGAGCGTGGAGACGTGAGTCAAACTCGACCGCCCACACCTCTGCTCCTGCGCCAAGGAGCGCGGAGGTTAGGGTACCCAGGCCGGGTCCCACCTCCACGACACGGTCGCCTGGGATAACTCCGGCCAGTTCGATCGATTTGCGAACGATGTTGCCGTCTACGAGGAAGTTTTGCCCGAGCGCCTTCCTGGGAAAGTGCTGGAGCTTCGAGAGCAGTTCCCTCGTTTCAGACGGTGTCAACGGCATGTCAGGCGCGAAACTCCCGTATGAGTGCGGACGGATCCTCCGCCTTCATCAATGATTCGCCGACGAGGACGGCATGGGCGCCGATCCTGCGGACGCGCCGAGCATCGTCCCCAGTGAAGATGCCGCTCTCACTTACCGCTGTTACCTCTTTCGGGAAAAGGGGAATCAGGCGTTCGCTGAGTCCAAGGTCGGTTTTGAAAATGGCGAGGTCCCGGTTGTTTACGCCAATGATCCGTGCGCCGTGGGCGACGGCGCGCTTCAGTTCGGCTTCGTTGTGGATTTCGAACAGGGCATCGAGTCCGGCTGCATTCGCAGAGTCGAAAAGAAGCTGAATGTCCTGGTCCTCCAGTGCGCGCACGATAATCAGAATCGCGCTCGCGCCTGCTTCCCGCGCTTGGAGCACCTGGATGGGATGCACCATGAAATCCTTGCGTAAACAAGGCAGCGCAGGTCCATGGTCCTTGAAATGGTCCGTGACCTCCTTTAGGTCGGCAAGGGTGCCGCCAAAGAACTTGGTATCCGTGAGGATCGAGAGGGCACTGGCACCTGCTGAGCGGTACCGCAGGGCCTGCTCAAGCGCCGAGACATTCTCCTTGATCGCACCGGCTGAAGGCGAGCGACGTTTGATCTCCGAGATGACCCCCAATTGCCCCGATTTGGGGCGAAGGGCCTCCGCAAAGGAAGGCGGGCGTGGGAGGCGCGCATTTGCCTCCGCCAGTTCGGAGAGCGGGACTTCGCGGAGGAGGGGAGCGACTTCCTGCCGCTTCCAGGCCATAATCTCGGTCAGCTTATCAGACATGTCTCCTTGGTTTAGCTGGAGATCAACGGAAGGGGAACCGGAAAAAGTGGATTTTGTCGTGTCAACGCCCTTCATTCCCCTATGAACGGTCCATGCAAGCCATGGACGAACTTCGGCAGACCATTGCGCGCCTTCGCGGCCCCGGGGGGTGTCCCTGGGACCAGGAGCAAACGCATGCGTCGCTCACCCGCTGCCTCATCGACGAATGCAGCGAACTGCTCGATACCATTGATCGACTCGACATGCCCCACATGCGGGAGGAACTGGGGGACGTCTTGATCCAGGTGGTCTTCCATGCCCAGTTGGCTGAAGAGGCGGGGCACTTCAAGCTTGAGGATGTTGCGAGGGAGGTGAACGAGAAGCTGATTCGGCGACACCCGCACGTGTTTGGCGACAACAAGCTTCAAACCTCGGAGCAGGTTCTGGTGAAATGGGACCAGATCAAAGCCCAGGAAAAGGCGGCAAAGGGGCAGGTCGGC encodes:
- a CDS encoding cytochrome c, translated to MRYAYLVLALIVVATVSILGFRGSTSTRSPMEVFPDMDHQAKYKPQAESPLFADRRADRPLPVGVVARGALRESDHLYRGRTAGGAWSVGYPAELKVDAKFMERGRERYDIYCAPCHGAIGDGNGITKQYGMGATPTYHDDRLRKMAEGELFNTITNGKGNMLSYADKLIPEDRWAVIAYLRALQRAQHGSVADVPESHKAELGIK
- a CDS encoding cbb3-type cytochrome c oxidase subunit I, which gives rise to MASQTSLAASFHPATTAEQVKRAELSEIDASTKTPVLCFLGTAVFWLMVGTLFALISSFKMHTPSFFGDVEWLTFGRARTAHLNLVIFGWAANAAFATAIWLMARLSRSLVQHSNVLMAAGAFWNVGVALGVFGILRGDSTSIEWLEIPPYATPLLFVAYALIGAWGVITFRFGRSQHIYVSQWYLLAALFWFPWLYSVAQIMLIFAPARGTVQALVNWWFAHNVLGLWFTPIGLAAVYYFLPKVLGKPIHSYYLSVLGFWSLALFYNWAGVHHLVGGPVPAWVQTAGIAASFMMVIPVVVTAINHHLTMIGSFGALKYSPTLRFTVFGAVNYTLSSLIGSAMADRNVAEITHFTQFTVAHAHHGMYAFFTMVMFGGIYYMMPRILLREWPSARLISWHFWFTAIGILIMVLALSIGGVDQGINLNTADEQGNVVGFMQVIELLKAYLLTRSVSGILITIGHIAFAVNFTWMLLRPKAPADTAPTLFANPPQMEVTR
- a CDS encoding cbb3-type cytochrome c oxidase subunit II yields the protein MNRAPILFLGVFFTLAFSWTGIVLVNQISYGKLQPVYDESENKVFPESISGLAAQGKTVYQDLGCIYCHSQQVRRPGYGTDDKRNWGERQSVARDYIKEQRVMLGTSRTGPDLRNIGARQAGQGGRDWHIRHFWDPQLTSPGSIMPPFKFLFETRQIIKEPSPKSVQHLLPPKAQPQPGYEIVLSSRGEALIEYLLSLKDTYNYPEEAQRFVTEPAKKEGKK
- a CDS encoding cytochrome c, whose product is MSPDKPKPSNPKVEQAGASDESIQHVHAILLREKQEPAEGYSPMPLFILGFVSAVIFIVSIYFVHNRAGFDPLAYDERFDTAMLAKAGGGGAAAVDPLVAGKRLYNTCATCHQLSGQGVAGVYPPLAGSEWVTGSEERLIRILVHGLNGPVTVKGNTYNGAMPAFGNVAESGYKWSDDKIAHVLTYIRHEWGNNAPAVTVEKVKEVRTQTAVDRKKPWTAAELEAIP
- a CDS encoding YebC/PmpR family DNA-binding transcriptional regulator; translated protein: MGRQWLHAKRQIVNLKKGQVVGKIVKEITVAAKLGGADITANARLFAAVEKAKKNSVTRDVIERAIKKGAGVGDEKMILEHVVFEGYAPHKVPVIVEVMTDNHQRTAPEIRVLFKKGVLGNAGSNKFLFDHVGIVEAHRADAGADLEAVAIEAGANEFETLTHTQNDDVPEGHSGVRLLTDRTAVHSVSTWLTQNGWAVITSEIGYVAKQFPELNETDRHEVGEFLQALEDHDDVQRVWAALK
- a CDS encoding S9 family peptidase, producing the protein MKAVAFLHTLSATMTLTATAFAFDRSPTPPSAEKKPKDVSIHGDSRIDEYFWLRERENPAVLEYLKAENAYTEAVMKPSVELQDRLYREIIGRIQETDVTVPSRFGDFVYYTRTVQGLQYRIHCRRPAGDANGAEQVILDVNELAKGEKFMSIGHFEVSDDGRFLAYSVDRTGARNYEVRIKNLVTGENVPQEVGVVSSLEWASGGDALVVSREEPETKRSIRIESIHLPTGTVTVLAEEPDEKFDIYVARSRDLQWFMLVSQSKTTTEVHVLPCDKPFDKPALIASRREGHEYHVDHRKGRFYIRTNSGAKNFRICTAPVSNPGEANWSELVAHNASVKIDDIDLFEEYAVINERENGLPHLRVLDFRNDRKGRIVLPESVYEVTPGENHEFAATTYRLKYQSPTTPLSVYDYDFLTGRLTLLKETPVPGGFDRTAYACERLAAKAKDGTAIPMTVVYRKDKRTNGPKPLYLYAYGSYGIPMPVTFSPRRLSLLDRGVIFVIAHIRGGGEMGEEWHDQGKMAVKMNTFTDFISCAEDLISRRYTTSQELVINGGSAGGLLMGAVVNLRPDLFKAAIYDVPFVDVLNTMLDDTLPLTTAEYLEWGNPNVPEEYQWMRAYSPYDNVKQQAYPDILINVSINDSNVPYWEGAKLAARIRDQKTSPSLVLLKTNLDAGHGGASGRYDAIKEAAFVYAFALTALGINE
- the rsmA gene encoding 16S rRNA (adenine(1518)-N(6)/adenine(1519)-N(6))-dimethyltransferase RsmA: MPLTPSETRELLSKLQHFPRKALGQNFLVDGNIVRKSIELAGVIPGDRVVEVGPGLGTLTSALLGAGAEVWAVEFDSRLHAHLKEHLAPAYPETFHLLEGDAVEHPLANLDPSRGDFKIVANLPYAISTPWMDSVLSGPLPVRLVLMLQLEAAQRYVAGPGTKLRSAISVFLQAAYEAAPGHKVAAACFHPRPDVESFLLHLVRRPTPFVFTPAIRTLIRSCFQQRRKQLGALLRDRLPEGGRKWFEMIEVQGLGARSRAEELPTELWQTLQDLYPHLSNPLPVP
- the trpC gene encoding indole-3-glycerol phosphate synthase TrpC, with translation MSDKLTEIMAWKRQEVAPLLREVPLSELAEANARLPRPPSFAEALRPKSGQLGVISEIKRRSPSAGAIKENVSALEQALRYRSAGASALSILTDTKFFGGTLADLKEVTDHFKDHGPALPCLRKDFMVHPIQVLQAREAGASAILIIVRALEDQDIQLLFDSANAAGLDALFEIHNEAELKRAVAHGARIIGVNNRDLAIFKTDLGLSERLIPLFPKEVTAVSESGIFTGDDARRVRRIGAHAVLVGESLMKAEDPSALIREFRA
- a CDS encoding MazG family protein, with translation MQAMDELRQTIARLRGPGGCPWDQEQTHASLTRCLIDECSELLDTIDRLDMPHMREELGDVLIQVVFHAQLAEEAGHFKLEDVAREVNEKLIRRHPHVFGDNKLQTSEQVLVKWDQIKAQEKAAKGQVGNEPLFKPQPPRLPALMFAESVLKQIQKKQLPADGLLAPEAVARTAVGLDDDELGRRLFELVAAARAKGLGPEDALRRHTSRVITHVESQFGTRPVT